TTGACAAGCAACTGGACCTCAACTACTTCAGTTTGCAATTGGATTGGAGTCACCTGCGGCTCTCACCATCAAAGAGTCATAACCTTGGATATTTCCAATGTGGGATTAGTAGGCACCATCCCTCCTCACTTGGGAAATCTGTCCTTTTTGGTTCCTCTCAATATCAGTGGCAATGGTTTCCATGGAATTCTGCCACGAGAGTTGGGTAATTTGCATAGATTGGAGTTTATAAATGTCACTTCTAATATGTTCACTGGAGATATTCCCTCATGGTTCTCTCTTTTGCCAGAACTCCAGCACTTGCATCTAGCCTTAAACAGTTTCACAGGTATTATTCCACCAGCCATTTGTAATGCTTCCAAACTTGAAAGCTTAGTGTTGGGATTTAATCAGTTACAAGGGGAAATTCCAAATGAAATTGGTAATCTTCAGAACTTGACTTGGTTGAGCTTAGGATCAAATCAGCTAACAGGCTCTGTACCACTTAGCCTTTTCAACATTCCATCATTACAACGTTTGGTCCTGACAAACAATAGTTTGTCTGGAAATCTTCCTGTCGATATATGCTCAAAGCTCCCACAACTTTTGGTACTTGCACTTTCTGACAATGGATTTGATGGTCAAATTCCTTTGGAAATTGATAAATGTTCAAAGCTTCAGATTTTGTCATTGTCATCCAACAAGTTCAGTGGATTGATACCCAAACAGATTGGGAACTTGAATGTGCTGTATATATTATATCTTGGTCGCAATGACTTGAAAGGTGAGCTACACATgtgtttctttttttcttctttgagtATACATGAAAACTATTTCTCGAGTCATGTATGTGCTCCTTAGTTGCTTTATTGTATAGAGGACTTTctatttatgatttaatttgcagGTGAAATTCCAGAAGAGATTGGAAATCTTCGTAATCTAGAGATATTGGATGCACAGAACTGTAGCCTAAGTGGTCCCTTACCATCTTCTATAAGTAACTTAACTTCACTTCAATCGCTCAACCTTTATGGCAATAAGCTCTCTGGCACATTGCCCCGGGATATATGTTTGAACATGCCTGATCTCAGAGCATTCGATCTTGGGAATAATCTATTCAGTGGAAGCATTCCAAAAGCATTTGGTAACTGCAGCTCACTTTCTGACCTCTTCCTAAGAGAAAACAACTTAATAGGTATCACCTTgtcattttctttttccaagattTGGTGTATGTTCCTACGCTTTTCATATCCTAAAGAGTCACTCCAATGTCATCAGGTGAGTTACCAAGGGAGATTGGTAATCTTTTCAATTTGGGAAGATTAGATCTACATTACAATTTCTTAACAGGTTCTATTCCATCTACAATACTCAACATGTCAAACATAAGGGGCATTTCATTTTTGGGGAACTTCTTTACTGGAAGTCTTCCACCAGATATAGGACTTGGCCTTCCTAATCTTGAAGAACTTTATCTTGGTTACAATAACCTTACTGGATCCATCCCTCATTCTCTTTCAAATGCTTCCAATATTTTTCGGCTGGGAATTGGATATAATGACTTTTCTGGTCCTTTTCCAAGGTCGTTTGGTAATCTAAGACGTTTAGAGTACCTAAACGTGAACGACAATCATTTTACAAGAGAGCCTTCATCTCCAGAATTGACTTTCTTCAATTCCTTGACAAATTGTAGACATTTGAGAAAACTATGGATAGGTTATAATCCACTTGATGGAAATCTTCCAGCTTCTGTTGGAAATCTCTCAAGTTCTCTTGACTACGTTTATGCTGCTTACAGTGAAATTAGAGGCAACATTCCCAGTGAAATTGGAAATTTAAGTGGTTTGTCTTTCTTGTTTCTTCAAGGCAATTACTTGAGTGGATTCATTCCAAGAACAATAGGGAATATAGAGAATCTTCAAGCATTGAATTTGTATGCCAACAAAATGATAAGTGGACCTATCCCTGAGGAAATCCGCAATTTAAAGAAATTAGGATTCTTGAGCTTGGGAAATAATGAGCTTTGCTGTTCTATACCAGTATGCTTAGGGAACATTACATCTCTTAGATACATTTACCTAGGTTCCAACAAATTGACTTTTAGCATACCTCCAAGCCTGTGGAACCTCAATGATCTCTTGCATCTTGATGTATCCTCAAATTTCTTGAAAAGCTCTCTACCTCCAGAGATTGGAAATCTGAAAGCTGCAACATTGCTGAATATATCGAAGAATCAAATCTCGGGAAATATACCGAGCACAATTGGAGGCATGCAAAATATGGCTGAACTTTCTTTTGCAGAAAATAGACTAGAAGGGCCTATTCCAGAGTCAATGGGGAACATGGTCGCCTTGGAATCGTTGGACTTGTCTCATAACAAGCTCTCCGGTGGCATTCCTAAATCATTGGTAGCTCTTTCACATCTCAACTATCTTAACATATCTTACAACAGATTGAGTGGTGAAATCCCCATTGGAGGTCCTTTTTCGAACTTCTCTTATGATTCCTTCCTTTCAAATGAGGCATTATGTGGTGCTGCAAGATTGCAGATACCAGCATGCAGATCTAATTCTCCTCacaggaaaagaaaaaagaaggtgCTTCTTATTGTGTTGATCTTATTGGTGGCTGCTTCAATCATAATGCTCTCAGTCATGCTCACTGTCTTTTTGGTGATTAGAAGTCGAAAAAGGAAGACAATCATTGCGACTCTTCAGGCAGATGCTTCTCCAGCCATGGTACATGGAAGAGTTTCGTACCATGACCTTCAACAAGCAACTAATGGATTCAGTACGACCAACTTGCTCGGCTCTGGAAGTTATGGCTCTGTTTACAAAGCAACATTGGGGAGTACTATAATGGCCGTTAAGGTATTCAACTTGCAAGTGGAAGGCGCATTCAAGAGTTTTGACACAGAATGTGAAGTCCTACGCAACCTTCGTCACAGAAATCTGACCAAAGTCATCAATAGTTGCTCCAGCGTTGATTTCAAAGCCTTGGTATTAGAGTACATGCCTAATGGAAGCCTAGATGATTGGCTTCATTCTGAAAATCGTTCCTTAGATATCATGCGGAGAGTAGACATAATGATTGATGTGGGGTCAGCATTAGACTATCTCCATCAAGGCTATTTTGTTCCCGTCATTCACTGTGATCTAAAGCCTAGCAATGTCTTGCTCGACGAAGATCTGGTTGCACATGTGAGTGACTTTGGCCTAGCAAAGCTATTAGGCGCAGGAGAAAGTATTGCACATACTAAAACACTTGCAACCATTGGGTACATTGCACCAGGTAACAATCATGTCAACATGCTTCATTTCTCCTTCAAATTTCAACCATTTGAAAAATACCCTATTCTCTTGATATCTTGTTTTATTTCAATGTAGAGTTTGGATTGGAAGGACTGGTATCTACAAGGTGCGACATTTACAGCTACGGTATCATGTTGATGGAAACCTTTACGAGAAAGAAGCCAACGGATGAAATGTTTGCTGAAAATTCAAACCTGAGGGAGTGGATAAGACAATCATGGCCACGCGCGATGGACAAGATAATAGACCCTGAGCTAATCATACCAGATGAGAAGAATAAAACAGGAAAAGGTCAATGCTTATCATCCATCATGGAATTAGCTCTGAGGTGCACTGTAGACTTGCCAGaggaaagaatgaatatcaaaCATGCTCTTGTTCAACTGAAGAACATCAGAACTATGTTGGAAAATGTAATAATGCACTAAAGGATTGAAAAAGATGGTcgtatatttttatactactgtCAAGTTGTTGAATTGAACTTCTCATGAACATATGAAGTTTGTAAGGCCTCAATATCGTACTTTAGAAAATTCATCTCTTGCTGAACCATTCAATTGAgcggaaaaaaaagaaatgtgGTGTGTGGCCAACTTACATACACCTCAACTATCTCATCTGCTACCTCTCATCAACACATGGCAAAGAGTAACTTTGTCCGTCAATACTTAGAATGGAAGAAATCACCTACTCCAGTCCTCCATTTGTTTGtcctattttgacttgacatggagtataagaaagtaaaaggacttttgaatcttgtggccTTAAATTAAAGATACGTTGAATGTCCAAAATTCTCTTTACTcctgtggtcttaaacatgttaggtggaaagttgaaattaaaaagttgtcaaaaaaataaagagacatatttttaaaactaactaaaaggaaaaatataaaaaaacaaattgaaacgaagGAAGTAATATATTTTGTCTTAGCTTGGACATGAACATCTCCCGATGATTTGTATCCCACATCATTGGATTACGTCCTTGAGtaaaaacaaaaggaaaaagaaaagtcaTGAGTTTTACGTATTCTCCAACGAATTATTCAAATTAGTATCATAGGAATAAATTAGGAAAAGTTTTTGCATAACACcattcattttatgatatttatgttgagaaaataattaaataataaaagtgTATTCTCTATAACATCTTAAATTTTTAGATGAGATTATCACAAATACATTTTGTGCCCATCGATATAGGAAATATAGAAGTACTAAACTTTATTAGCTTTCTACAGTATAAAAGatgtacaaaataaaaaatgaggTAGAAGACAATATAAACAAATTAGGGAATATAAATTAGTAAACTGGGGCAACCCAACCGTTTGGTATCCAAAGTTAGTTAAAAAGGCCCCACCAATGACCCTCTCATATTAACAtagaaattattattaaaaaaagaaaaaaaatctaagCTTTTTCTTACTGTAATGAAAGAATTGCACTATTATAACTGTCCCTGGTGCCATGTAAAGGGTTCTTGGTAACCAATTAACTCTTCCAAAATCCCTAttaaagaagacaaaataaagaCCAGACTTTCTCACAGTTTGGTGAGAAGTAGTTGTTGCAGATGGCAATTCTTTTTCTGTATGTATCCTATTCAACTTTTTTTAATGCCTTAAATTTTACTCATAAGTTATTTTTACATGACCCGGTGTTGGTTTGATTTGTGTGTGTCAGTCAC
The sequence above is a segment of the Solanum dulcamara chromosome 11, daSolDulc1.2, whole genome shotgun sequence genome. Coding sequences within it:
- the LOC129872639 gene encoding receptor-like protein kinase, with the translated sequence MKRKINFLFPLVVSIWHHFLILSVTAQVNLKTDEAALLALKSYVTSDTYNILTSNWTSTTSVCNWIGVTCGSHHQRVITLDISNVGLVGTIPPHLGNLSFLVPLNISGNGFHGILPRELGNLHRLEFINVTSNMFTGDIPSWFSLLPELQHLHLALNSFTGIIPPAICNASKLESLVLGFNQLQGEIPNEIGNLQNLTWLSLGSNQLTGSVPLSLFNIPSLQRLVLTNNSLSGNLPVDICSKLPQLLVLALSDNGFDGQIPLEIDKCSKLQILSLSSNKFSGLIPKQIGNLNVLYILYLGRNDLKGEIPEEIGNLRNLEILDAQNCSLSGPLPSSISNLTSLQSLNLYGNKLSGTLPRDICLNMPDLRAFDLGNNLFSGSIPKAFDLVYVPTLFIS
- the LOC129874149 gene encoding receptor kinase-like protein Xa21, with the protein product MSSGELPREIGNLFNLGRLDLHYNFLTGSIPSTILNMSNIRGISFLGNFFTGSLPPDIGLGLPNLEELYLGYNNLTGSIPHSLSNASNIFRLGIGYNDFSGPFPRSFGNLRRLEYLNVNDNHFTREPSSPELTFFNSLTNCRHLRKLWIGYNPLDGNLPASVGNLSSSLDYVYAAYSEIRGNIPSEIGNLSGLSFLFLQGNYLSGFIPRTIGNIENLQALNLYANKMISGPIPEEIRNLKKLGFLSLGNNELCCSIPVCLGNITSLRYIYLGSNKLTFSIPPSLWNLNDLLHLDVSSNFLKSSLPPEIGNLKAATLLNISKNQISGNIPSTIGGMQNMAELSFAENRLEGPIPESMGNMVALESLDLSHNKLSGGIPKSLVALSHLNYLNISYNRLSGEIPIGGPFSNFSYDSFLSNEALCGAARLQIPACRSNSPHRKRKKKVLLIVLILLVAASIIMLSVMLTVFLVIRSRKRKTIIATLQADASPAMVHGRVSYHDLQQATNGFSTTNLLGSGSYGSVYKATLGSTIMAVKVFNLQVEGAFKSFDTECEVLRNLRHRNLTKVINSCSSVDFKALVLEYMPNGSLDDWLHSENRSLDIMRRVDIMIDVGSALDYLHQGYFVPVIHCDLKPSNVLLDEDLVAHVSDFGLAKLLGAGESIAHTKTLATIGYIAPEFGLEGLVSTRCDIYSYGIMLMETFTRKKPTDEMFAENSNLREWIRQSWPRAMDKIIDPELIIPDEKNKTGKGQCLSSIMELALRCTVDLPEERMNIKHALVQLKNIRTMLENVIMH